Proteins encoded together in one Micromonospora auratinigra window:
- a CDS encoding AfsR/SARP family transcriptional regulator: MQLRVLGELQVRAGDRPLDLGPTKQRLVLAALAVDAGRAVPVEALIDRVWDTAPPTEARGVLHTYLTRIRRVLAGAGSGDGPAVTVTRRSGGYLLEATPDQVDLLRLGKLRDEAATLPPRDPRRAQMLRDAVELWTGEPLDGLPGSWASRVREGLRQELLGVLLDWADSDLEQGRSGHVADRLRRALERDPLAEPLALRLIRALHLNGRRAEALDQFTRTRMLLADELGVDPGPELQALHREILRGQLPVPAGPPRAEPVPVEASPAGGEALPPPTAPGCQLPADLPDHVGCESEMSLALTVLGEPQKSTKALPPMIVSGPGGVGKTSFTLRLAHLLRAAYPDGQIFVSLDGQGDDPGHALNRVLRALGVADLHGLPTLADKLSQYRSALSRRRLLIVVDGATSAEQVRPLTPGAPGVALIVSSRSRLTTIPGACHLELPLLRREESIILLGRIVGAEKVRAEREAVDGLVDMCEGLPLALRIVGARLAARPHRRVARLTERIRDERGRLDEMEADGLAVRASIAIGYEALDPAAARAFRLLGFLGGPDFAEWVVAALTGEGVDRAEELLEQLIDARLVVVMENPAGRYVRYRMHDLVRLYACERAVEEETTAALHAAVGRALAAATQLSGRHGEPSPYALAPLYRQAPDAMDAQWRPASTDPDPVRPDWIDVEAPFLIAAVERAAALGLDVAACALADALVVALFATGSDFTGWGRTHSAALEAARAAGNRVAEAVVECGIALLRYREDRFAEALVHYPAAVALFDAAGHVHGAAAARNGFGTVLRELGRHREAVPLLTAAADTLDRLGDENGAAHARYGLGYCHRELGDDEPAVDWLTQANDRYRRLGHWRGEALTTRGIGLVHRARGDLDEAERWCARAHRLAVEHGDEYTACYTVQALAKIWLRSDRAELAGGPLASSLAICRQRRDRFGVALISRTIGELQLAVGDLDAALETLTGAHAAWRELGHDLGQARTLRDIGAVQARRGDQGATHRAWELASATFAALGTREQAEVEQWHRHWGCGCAAGLGAPDGLAATRG, from the coding sequence GTGCAGCTACGTGTACTTGGCGAATTACAGGTCCGGGCGGGGGACCGCCCACTCGATCTGGGACCGACGAAGCAGCGACTCGTGCTCGCGGCGCTGGCGGTGGACGCCGGTCGCGCCGTGCCGGTCGAGGCGTTGATCGACCGGGTCTGGGACACCGCGCCACCGACGGAGGCGCGCGGCGTGCTCCACACCTACCTCACCCGGATCCGTCGGGTCCTCGCCGGCGCCGGGTCCGGTGACGGGCCGGCGGTCACGGTGACCCGCCGGTCCGGCGGCTATCTGCTGGAGGCCACCCCCGACCAGGTCGACCTGCTGCGCCTGGGAAAGCTGCGGGACGAGGCGGCGACCCTGCCGCCGCGCGATCCCCGGCGCGCGCAGATGCTGCGCGACGCGGTGGAGCTGTGGACCGGCGAACCACTGGACGGGCTACCGGGGAGCTGGGCGTCCCGCGTCCGGGAAGGCCTGCGACAGGAGCTGCTCGGCGTGCTGCTCGACTGGGCCGACAGCGACCTCGAGCAGGGCCGCAGCGGTCACGTCGCCGACCGGCTCCGCCGGGCCCTGGAGCGCGATCCACTCGCCGAACCGCTGGCGCTGCGGCTGATCCGGGCGCTGCACCTGAACGGGCGCCGCGCCGAGGCGTTGGACCAGTTCACCCGGACCCGGATGCTGCTCGCCGACGAGCTGGGCGTGGACCCGGGTCCCGAACTGCAGGCCCTGCACCGGGAGATCCTGCGCGGCCAGCTGCCCGTACCGGCCGGGCCGCCCCGGGCCGAGCCGGTCCCGGTCGAGGCGTCGCCGGCAGGCGGCGAGGCGCTGCCGCCGCCCACCGCGCCGGGTTGTCAGCTCCCCGCCGACCTGCCCGACCATGTGGGCTGCGAGTCGGAGATGTCCCTCGCCCTGACCGTGCTGGGCGAGCCGCAGAAGTCCACGAAGGCGCTGCCGCCGATGATCGTCTCCGGCCCCGGTGGCGTCGGCAAGACCTCGTTCACCCTCCGGCTGGCGCACCTGCTGCGGGCCGCGTACCCGGACGGCCAGATCTTCGTCAGCCTCGACGGGCAGGGCGACGACCCCGGTCACGCGCTCAACCGGGTCCTCCGCGCCCTGGGCGTGGCTGACCTGCACGGGCTCCCCACCCTGGCGGACAAGCTCAGCCAGTACCGGTCCGCGCTCAGCCGGCGGCGGCTGCTCATCGTGGTCGACGGGGCGACGAGCGCCGAGCAGGTGCGGCCGCTCACGCCGGGCGCCCCGGGAGTGGCCCTGATCGTCTCGAGTCGATCCCGGCTCACCACCATCCCGGGCGCCTGCCACCTGGAGCTGCCGCTGCTGCGGCGCGAGGAGTCGATCATCCTGCTCGGCCGGATCGTCGGTGCCGAGAAGGTACGGGCCGAGCGGGAGGCGGTCGACGGGCTCGTCGACATGTGCGAGGGTCTGCCGCTCGCGCTGCGCATCGTCGGTGCCCGGCTGGCGGCGCGACCGCACCGCCGGGTGGCCCGGCTGACCGAGCGGATCCGCGACGAGCGGGGCCGGCTCGACGAGATGGAGGCCGACGGACTGGCCGTCCGGGCCAGCATCGCGATCGGCTACGAAGCGCTGGACCCGGCTGCCGCCCGTGCGTTCCGGCTGCTCGGCTTCCTGGGTGGTCCCGACTTCGCCGAGTGGGTGGTCGCCGCGCTCACCGGCGAGGGCGTCGACCGGGCCGAGGAGTTGTTGGAGCAGCTCATCGACGCGCGCCTGGTGGTGGTGATGGAGAACCCCGCCGGCCGGTACGTGCGCTACCGGATGCACGACCTGGTCCGGCTCTACGCCTGCGAGCGGGCCGTCGAGGAGGAGACGACGGCTGCCCTGCACGCCGCGGTCGGGCGGGCGCTGGCCGCGGCGACCCAGCTGAGCGGTCGGCACGGCGAGCCGTCGCCGTACGCCCTGGCGCCGCTGTACCGGCAGGCGCCGGACGCGATGGATGCGCAGTGGCGACCGGCGTCGACCGATCCGGACCCGGTGCGGCCGGACTGGATCGACGTCGAGGCGCCGTTCCTGATCGCCGCGGTGGAGCGGGCCGCCGCGCTGGGGCTCGACGTGGCGGCCTGCGCGCTCGCCGACGCGCTGGTCGTCGCGCTGTTCGCCACGGGCAGCGACTTCACCGGCTGGGGACGTACCCACTCGGCGGCGCTGGAGGCGGCCCGGGCGGCCGGGAACCGGGTGGCCGAGGCGGTCGTCGAGTGTGGCATCGCCCTGCTCCGCTACCGGGAGGACCGGTTCGCCGAGGCACTGGTCCACTACCCGGCCGCGGTGGCCCTGTTCGACGCGGCCGGGCACGTGCACGGTGCCGCCGCCGCCCGCAACGGCTTCGGCACGGTGCTGCGTGAGTTGGGCCGCCACCGGGAGGCGGTACCGCTGTTGACGGCCGCCGCGGACACGTTGGACCGGCTGGGCGATGAGAACGGCGCGGCGCACGCCCGGTACGGCCTCGGTTACTGCCACCGGGAGCTGGGCGACGACGAGCCGGCGGTCGACTGGCTCACCCAGGCGAACGACCGCTACCGGAGGCTGGGTCACTGGCGGGGCGAGGCGCTCACCACCCGGGGGATCGGCCTGGTGCACCGGGCCCGCGGCGACCTCGACGAGGCCGAACGGTGGTGCGCGCGGGCGCACCGGCTCGCGGTGGAGCACGGCGACGAGTACACCGCGTGCTACACCGTGCAGGCGCTCGCCAAGATCTGGCTGCGCAGCGACCGGGCGGAGCTGGCGGGCGGGCCGCTGGCGAGCAGCCTGGCCATCTGCCGGCAACGGCGGGACCGGTTCGGCGTGGCCCTGATCAGCCGGACGATCGGCGAGCTCCAGCTCGCCGTGGGGGATCTCGATGCCGCCCTGGAGACCCTCACCGGGGCGCACGCCGCCTGGCGGGAGCTCGGGCACGATCTCGGCCAGGCCCGCACCCTGCGGGACATCGGCGCCGTCCAGGCGCGGCGCGGCGACCAGGGGGCGACGCACCGCGCCTGGGAGCTCGCCTCGGCGACCTTCGCCGCCCTCGGTACCCGGGAGCAGGCGGAGGTGGAGCAGTGGCACCGGCACTGGGGCTGCGGCTGTGCGGCCGGCCTGGGCGCGCCGGACGGCCTGGCCGCGACGCGCGGGTGA
- a CDS encoding FG-GAP repeat domain-containing protein has product MKLLDRATLTRRVARQATAATLGLVGALTGALVGVTPAEASVLNGPITRTEIVDRAQNWVDRGFKYLSDSDRSTWASDAENPDHLYRRDCSGLVSMAWHLGRSYVTDEFMLSNSLWTTIAKDDMRAGDAVVRDGHMEMFVRWKSATDHSQGAYVYSFNQTGETVRNPYEKSNFGILGFDDATELNSYPKAIRRTGLVTPPPPPPSPSVDRDFDGDGNADVLARYDTTQDLWFYPGNGAGDFKKGQQRNIWSNWSAFDIILAAGDFNRDGKPDVIARNATTKDLWFYPGDGDGGLQFAKQEMVWSNWSAFDRIIAPGDFDHDGNPDLLARNATTKDLWFYPGDGHGNFKKGQQVMIWTNWSAFDLIIAADDFNRDGNVDVIARNATTKDLWFYPGDGTGDFKKGQQTMVWTNWSALDTIVGVGDFDHDGNPDLLARNATTTNLWFYPGNGAGDFKKGQQQEIWTNWGFINRII; this is encoded by the coding sequence ATGAAACTTCTCGACCGCGCCACCCTCACCCGCCGGGTGGCTCGGCAGGCGACCGCTGCCACCCTGGGCCTGGTGGGCGCGCTGACCGGCGCGCTGGTCGGCGTCACCCCGGCGGAGGCGTCCGTCCTGAACGGTCCGATCACCCGTACGGAGATCGTGGACCGCGCCCAGAACTGGGTCGACCGGGGATTCAAGTATCTGAGCGACAGCGACCGGAGCACCTGGGCCAGCGACGCCGAGAACCCCGACCATCTGTACCGGCGGGACTGCTCGGGGCTCGTGTCGATGGCCTGGCACCTGGGCAGGAGCTACGTCACCGACGAGTTCATGCTCAGCAATTCCCTGTGGACCACGATCGCCAAGGACGACATGCGCGCGGGCGACGCCGTGGTCCGCGACGGACACATGGAGATGTTCGTCCGCTGGAAGAGCGCGACCGACCACTCCCAGGGCGCCTACGTCTACTCGTTCAACCAGACGGGGGAGACGGTCCGCAACCCGTACGAGAAGTCGAACTTCGGCATCCTCGGTTTCGACGACGCGACCGAACTGAACTCGTACCCCAAGGCCATCCGCCGGACCGGGTTGGTCACTCCGCCCCCGCCGCCCCCGTCACCGTCGGTGGACCGGGACTTCGACGGCGACGGCAACGCCGACGTGCTCGCCCGCTACGACACCACCCAGGACCTCTGGTTCTACCCCGGCAACGGCGCCGGCGACTTCAAGAAGGGCCAGCAACGCAACATCTGGTCCAACTGGTCGGCCTTCGACATCATCCTCGCCGCCGGCGACTTCAACCGCGACGGCAAACCCGACGTCATCGCCCGCAACGCCACCACCAAGGACCTCTGGTTCTACCCCGGCGACGGCGACGGCGGCCTGCAGTTCGCCAAGCAGGAGATGGTCTGGTCCAACTGGTCCGCCTTCGACCGCATCATCGCCCCCGGCGACTTCGACCACGACGGCAACCCCGACCTGCTCGCCCGCAACGCCACCACCAAGGACCTCTGGTTCTACCCCGGCGACGGACACGGCAACTTCAAGAAGGGCCAACAGGTCATGATCTGGACCAACTGGTCCGCCTTCGACCTCATCATCGCCGCCGACGACTTCAACCGCGACGGCAACGTCGACGTCATCGCCCGCAACGCCACCACCAAGGACCTCTGGTTCTACCCCGGCGACGGCACCGGCGACTTCAAGAAGGGCCAACAGACCATGGTCTGGACCAACTGGTCCGCCCTCGACACCATCGTCGGCGTCGGCGACTTCGACCACGACGGCAACCCCGACCTGCTCGCCCGCAACGCCACCACCACCAACCTCTGGTTCTACCCCGGCAACGGCGCCGGCGACTTCAAGAAGGGCCAGCAACAGGAAATCTGGACCAACTGGGGCTTCATCAACCGCATCATCTGA
- a CDS encoding GH25 family lysozyme has protein sequence MSLRTSRLAVLAAVALAGLALGAPPAAAGSGAAGDGHAHAGATTQSLTATATAAPNGYTVTGIDVSHYQGTINWANVAAGGAKFSYAKATEGDYYVDAYFSANNSGAKANGLLAGAYHYARPDQSSGTAQADYFLDRAQYSDDGRSLPPMLDIEWPVKGSSSPYPCYGLSPSALVNWIRAFTDRVFARTGKRAMIYTNAYWWNDCTNSNAGFGANPLFIANYGTSPSPLPAGWNRWTLWQYADGGSLPGDQDVFNGSLTELRALAAPARSVDRDFDGDGNADVLARYDTTQDLWFYPGNGAGDFKKGQQRNIWSNWSAFDIILAAGDFNRDGKPDVIARNATTKDLWFYPGDGDGGLQFAKQEMVWSNWSAFDRIIAPGDFDHDGNPDLLARNATTKDLWFYPGDGHGNFKKGQQVMIWTNWSAFDLIIAADDFNRDGNVDVIARNATTKDLWFYPGDGTGDFKKGQQTMVWTNWSALDTIVGVGDFDHDGNPDLLARNATTTNLWFYPGNGAGDFKKGQQQEIWTNWGFINRII, from the coding sequence GTGTCCCTCCGTACCTCCCGACTGGCGGTCCTCGCCGCCGTCGCCCTCGCCGGGCTCGCCCTCGGCGCGCCACCGGCCGCCGCCGGAAGCGGCGCCGCCGGTGACGGTCACGCGCACGCCGGCGCCACCACGCAGTCGCTCACCGCCACCGCCACCGCCGCCCCGAACGGGTACACCGTCACCGGTATCGACGTCTCGCACTACCAGGGCACCATCAACTGGGCCAACGTCGCCGCCGGCGGCGCGAAGTTCTCGTACGCGAAGGCGACCGAGGGCGACTACTACGTCGATGCCTACTTCAGCGCCAACAACAGCGGCGCCAAGGCCAACGGCCTGCTCGCCGGCGCGTACCACTACGCCCGGCCGGACCAGAGCAGCGGGACGGCGCAGGCCGACTACTTCCTCGACCGCGCCCAGTACAGCGACGACGGGCGCAGCCTGCCGCCGATGCTCGACATCGAGTGGCCGGTCAAGGGATCCAGCAGCCCGTACCCCTGCTACGGCCTCTCCCCCAGCGCGCTGGTGAACTGGATCCGCGCCTTCACCGACCGGGTGTTCGCGCGTACCGGCAAGCGGGCGATGATCTACACCAACGCGTACTGGTGGAACGACTGCACCAACTCCAACGCCGGCTTCGGGGCGAATCCGCTGTTCATCGCGAACTACGGCACCAGTCCCAGCCCGCTGCCCGCCGGGTGGAACCGGTGGACGTTGTGGCAGTACGCCGACGGCGGCAGCCTCCCCGGCGACCAGGACGTCTTCAACGGCTCGCTCACGGAGCTGCGCGCCCTGGCCGCTCCGGCCCGGTCGGTGGACCGGGACTTCGACGGCGACGGCAACGCCGACGTGCTCGCCCGCTACGACACCACCCAGGACCTCTGGTTCTACCCCGGCAACGGCGCCGGCGACTTCAAGAAGGGCCAGCAACGCAACATCTGGTCCAACTGGTCGGCCTTCGACATCATCCTCGCCGCCGGCGACTTCAACCGCGACGGCAAACCCGACGTCATCGCCCGCAACGCCACCACCAAGGACCTCTGGTTCTACCCCGGCGACGGCGACGGCGGCCTGCAGTTCGCCAAGCAGGAGATGGTCTGGTCCAACTGGTCCGCCTTCGACCGCATCATCGCCCCCGGCGACTTCGACCACGACGGCAACCCCGACCTGCTCGCCCGCAACGCCACCACCAAGGACCTCTGGTTCTACCCCGGCGACGGACACGGCAACTTCAAGAAGGGCCAACAGGTCATGATCTGGACCAACTGGTCCGCCTTCGACCTCATCATCGCCGCCGACGACTTCAACCGCGACGGCAACGTCGACGTCATCGCCCGCAACGCCACCACCAAGGACCTCTGGTTCTACCCCGGCGACGGCACCGGCGACTTCAAGAAGGGCCAACAGACCATGGTCTGGACCAACTGGTCCGCCCTCGACACCATCGTCGGCGTCGGCGACTTCGACCACGACGGCAACCCCGACCTGCTCGCCCGCAACGCCACCACCACCAACCTCTGGTTCTACCCCGGCAACGGCGCCGGCGACTTCAAGAAGGGCCAGCAACAGGAAATCTGGACCAACTGGGGCTTCATCAACCGCATCATCTGA
- a CDS encoding helix-turn-helix transcriptional regulator, with amino-acid sequence MSETVHNRIAVLRAERGVSRRQLADALGVHYQTVGYLERGEFRPSLHLALRIAAYFEVPVEVVFSIEPFPRIGDGAGVGRSA; translated from the coding sequence ATGAGCGAGACCGTGCACAACCGGATCGCGGTGCTGCGCGCCGAGCGGGGCGTCTCCCGCCGGCAGCTCGCCGACGCGCTGGGGGTGCACTACCAGACGGTCGGCTACCTGGAGCGGGGTGAGTTCCGGCCCAGCCTGCACCTGGCGCTGCGGATCGCCGCGTACTTCGAGGTGCCGGTCGAGGTGGTCTTCTCCATCGAGCCGTTCCCCCGCATCGGCGACGGCGCCGGGGTCGGCCGGTCGGCCTGA
- a CDS encoding ABC transporter permease, whose amino-acid sequence MNPTTAAVRAGLRRGVIELRNTFSNAQDLWNYFFPTAALLTAMFFMRGSTVPGTSFSLGARTLPSALGMGLAFGGMLVLASQLVIEREDGTLLRAKATPNGMLGYLIGKITLMSTVALVSMGLQLLPALLFLDGLRVTSATAWLTLLAVAVLGLIATLPMGAVLGALIENPRNLGLVMLPTMGLIALSGIFYPINSYPGWLQAVAQIFPIYWLGLGMRSALLPDSMAAVELGGSWRHLETLGVLGAWAVLGLVLAPVVLRRMARRESGSRVAARRERAMQRIG is encoded by the coding sequence ATGAACCCGACCACCGCGGCCGTCCGGGCCGGCCTCCGGCGCGGCGTGATCGAGCTGCGCAACACCTTCTCCAACGCCCAGGACCTGTGGAACTACTTCTTCCCCACCGCCGCCCTGCTGACCGCCATGTTCTTCATGCGCGGCTCGACGGTGCCCGGCACGTCCTTCTCCCTCGGCGCCCGTACGCTGCCCAGCGCGCTCGGCATGGGGTTGGCCTTCGGCGGCATGCTGGTGCTCGCCTCCCAACTGGTCATCGAGCGGGAGGACGGCACGCTGCTGCGCGCCAAGGCCACCCCGAACGGCATGCTCGGCTACCTGATCGGCAAGATCACGCTGATGTCGACGGTGGCGCTGGTGAGCATGGGCCTCCAACTGCTCCCGGCCCTGCTCTTCCTGGACGGCCTCCGGGTGACCAGCGCGACGGCCTGGCTGACCCTGCTCGCGGTGGCGGTGCTCGGCCTGATCGCCACCCTGCCGATGGGCGCGGTCCTCGGCGCGCTGATCGAGAACCCGCGCAACCTCGGCCTGGTCATGCTCCCCACCATGGGGCTGATCGCGCTGTCCGGGATCTTCTACCCGATCAACAGCTACCCGGGCTGGCTCCAGGCCGTCGCCCAGATCTTCCCGATCTACTGGCTAGGGTTGGGCATGCGCTCGGCGCTGCTGCCCGACAGCATGGCCGCGGTGGAGCTCGGCGGCTCGTGGCGGCACCTGGAGACCCTCGGTGTGCTCGGCGCCTGGGCGGTGCTCGGGCTGGTGCTGGCGCCGGTGGTGCTGCGCCGGATGGCCCGCCGGGAGTCCGGCTCGCGGGTCGCCGCGCGCCGCGAGCGGGCCATGCAGCGCATCGGATGA
- a CDS encoding ABC transporter ATP-binding protein — MTAVELPGVVETPPPPDEDLVLDVRDLRMRYGTVDVLHGVDFTARRGEVLALLGPNGAGKTTTIEILEGFRMRSAGQVRVLGVDPARGDERWRARMGVVLQSWRDHGKWRVRDLLAHLGDFYAPYGTDRIRRPWPVDDLLDTVGLTPHASKRVHQLSGGQRRRLDVAVGIVGRPELLFLDEPTVGFDPAARREFHELVHRLADLDETTILLTTHDLDEAEKLADRILILAGGRIIADGSPDELARRVAGDAEIRWTRDGERYVHAAADATGFLRELFGQHGDAVQELEVRRASLEDAYMTLVHEEETGQRAGRVAQVWQQGSER; from the coding sequence ATGACTGCGGTCGAACTGCCGGGAGTCGTGGAGACTCCCCCGCCACCCGACGAGGACCTCGTCCTCGACGTCCGCGACCTGCGGATGCGCTACGGCACCGTCGACGTGCTGCACGGGGTCGACTTCACCGCCCGGCGCGGCGAGGTGCTCGCCCTGCTCGGGCCCAACGGCGCCGGCAAGACCACCACCATCGAGATCCTGGAGGGCTTCCGGATGCGCTCCGCCGGCCAGGTCCGGGTCCTCGGGGTCGACCCGGCCCGGGGCGACGAGCGCTGGCGGGCCCGGATGGGCGTGGTGCTCCAGTCCTGGCGCGACCACGGCAAGTGGCGGGTCCGTGACCTGCTCGCCCACCTCGGCGACTTCTACGCCCCGTACGGCACGGACCGGATCCGCCGCCCCTGGCCGGTCGACGACCTGCTGGACACCGTCGGTCTCACCCCGCACGCCAGCAAGCGCGTGCACCAGCTCTCCGGCGGGCAGCGCCGCCGCCTCGACGTGGCGGTCGGCATCGTCGGCCGGCCGGAGCTGCTCTTCCTGGACGAGCCGACGGTCGGCTTCGACCCGGCCGCCCGGCGCGAGTTCCACGAGCTGGTGCACCGCCTCGCCGACCTGGACGAGACCACCATCCTGCTCACCACCCACGACCTGGACGAGGCGGAGAAGCTCGCCGACCGGATCCTCATCCTGGCCGGCGGCCGGATCATCGCCGACGGCTCGCCCGACGAGCTGGCCCGCCGGGTCGCCGGTGACGCCGAGATCCGCTGGACCCGCGACGGGGAGCGGTACGTGCACGCCGCCGCCGACGCCACCGGCTTCCTGCGCGAGCTCTTCGGGCAGCACGGCGACGCGGTGCAGGAGCTGGAGGTGCGCCGGGCCAGCCTGGAGGACGCGTACATGACACTGGTCCACGAGGAGGAGACGGGGCAGCGCGCCGGTCGGGTCGCCCAGGTCTGGCAGCAGGGGAGCGAACGATGA
- a CDS encoding BCCT family transporter — MAEQEPEAGAVRTDRVVLGLGVAGVLAVVLWGVLAGGSLAGFGKAGLAWVIDTFGWFFVVAADAFLVLSVVFAASRFGRIRLGADDDQPEFSTLAWVSMMFSTGMGIGLVFYAVAEPIQHYASPPPAAGVPPQSARSAAVAMQYTLFHWTLHPWGIYAIAALALAYSTFRKGRGNRISAAFVPLLGARAYGPLGQAIDLLAVFATVFGSATSLGLGALQVSAGLASATAVPDSTGIELVVIAALTAAFVVSAFTGLHKGIKWLSTSNVVLAVGLMVFVFVAGPTIYTLEVLPASVGDYLSHLVTMSTRTGAFTDPAWLGTWTIFYWAWWISWAPFVGIFIARISRGRTVREFVTGVLLVPSGASVVWFAIMGGTALRVQRSGTRDLVADVGASAENALFGLLHALPLATVTTVLAAVLVALFFVTGADSAALVLGSLSSRGALRPHRGVVVLWGVLIGAVAAALLLAGGLAALQQATILVALPFVVVMLGLAVALFREMSADPAVHPAARLRRSGLAAAVRAARSYEEEDPPPVTRWFHRSGR; from the coding sequence ATGGCGGAACAGGAGCCGGAGGCGGGCGCGGTGCGTACCGACCGGGTGGTGCTCGGGTTGGGTGTGGCCGGCGTGCTGGCGGTGGTGCTCTGGGGGGTCCTCGCGGGCGGTTCGTTGGCCGGCTTCGGCAAGGCCGGGCTGGCCTGGGTGATCGACACGTTCGGCTGGTTCTTCGTGGTCGCCGCGGACGCCTTCCTGGTGCTCTCGGTGGTCTTCGCGGCGTCCCGGTTCGGCCGGATCCGCCTCGGCGCGGACGACGACCAGCCGGAGTTCAGCACGCTGGCCTGGGTGTCCATGATGTTCAGCACCGGCATGGGCATCGGCCTGGTCTTCTACGCGGTCGCCGAGCCGATCCAGCACTACGCGTCGCCGCCGCCGGCCGCGGGCGTGCCGCCGCAGAGCGCCCGGTCGGCGGCGGTGGCGATGCAGTACACCCTGTTCCACTGGACCCTGCACCCGTGGGGCATCTACGCGATCGCCGCCCTCGCCCTGGCGTACTCGACGTTCCGCAAGGGGCGCGGCAACCGGATCTCGGCGGCGTTCGTACCGCTGCTGGGTGCCCGCGCGTACGGGCCGCTGGGGCAGGCGATCGACCTGCTCGCGGTCTTCGCCACCGTGTTCGGCTCGGCGACCAGCCTGGGTCTCGGCGCGCTCCAGGTGTCGGCCGGGCTGGCCTCCGCCACCGCCGTGCCGGACAGCACCGGGATCGAGCTGGTGGTGATCGCCGCGCTCACCGCCGCCTTCGTGGTCTCCGCGTTCACCGGGCTGCACAAGGGGATCAAGTGGCTGTCGACCAGCAACGTGGTGCTGGCCGTCGGGCTGATGGTCTTCGTCTTCGTGGCCGGCCCGACGATCTACACGCTGGAGGTGCTGCCGGCGTCGGTCGGCGACTATCTCAGCCACCTGGTCACCATGTCGACCCGGACCGGGGCGTTCACCGACCCGGCCTGGCTCGGGACGTGGACCATCTTCTACTGGGCGTGGTGGATCTCCTGGGCCCCGTTCGTCGGCATCTTCATCGCCCGGATCTCCCGGGGCCGGACGGTCCGCGAGTTCGTCACCGGGGTGCTGCTGGTGCCCAGCGGGGCCAGCGTCGTCTGGTTCGCCATCATGGGCGGCACCGCGCTGCGGGTGCAGCGCAGCGGCACCCGTGACCTGGTGGCCGACGTCGGGGCGAGCGCGGAGAACGCCCTCTTCGGCCTGCTGCACGCGCTGCCGCTGGCCACGGTCACCACGGTGCTGGCGGCGGTGCTGGTGGCGCTCTTCTTCGTCACCGGCGCCGACTCGGCCGCGCTGGTGCTCGGCTCGCTGAGTTCCCGGGGCGCGCTGCGCCCGCACCGGGGCGTGGTGGTGCTCTGGGGCGTACTCATCGGGGCGGTGGCGGCGGCGCTCCTGCTGGCCGGTGGTCTCGCCGCGTTGCAGCAGGCCACCATCCTGGTGGCGCTGCCCTTCGTGGTGGTCATGCTCGGGCTGGCGGTGGCCCTGTTCCGGGAGATGTCGGCCGATCCGGCGGTGCACCCGGCGGCCCGGCTGCGCCGCTCCGGCCTGGCCGCCGCGGTACGGGCCGCCCGGTCGTACGAGGAGGAGGACCCGCCGCCGGTGACCCGCTGGTTCCACCGCTCCGGTCGCTGA
- a CDS encoding siderophore-interacting protein: MTERPKKVTAATVVRTGRPTPHLIRLVLGGEELAGLPVGAYTDHYVKLVFPPDGVTYPHPTDLATIKREFPAAQWPRLRAYTVRAWDAAAGELTIDVVHHGDEGLAGPWAARLRPGDRVLFTGPGGAYAPDPTADWHLLAGDESALPAIAAALERLPSGARAVAFVEVDGPADELPLASPGAVELRWLHRAGRPVGEALVAAVRALDFPPGRVHAFVHGEAGSVRELRRLLRVDRGVPAAALSISGYWRRGLDDEGWRSTKRDWNAQVEAEESAALPA; this comes from the coding sequence ATGACGGAGCGCCCGAAGAAGGTCACCGCCGCCACGGTCGTACGCACCGGGCGGCCCACCCCGCACCTGATCCGCCTCGTGCTGGGCGGCGAGGAGTTGGCCGGCCTGCCGGTGGGCGCGTACACCGACCACTACGTGAAGCTCGTCTTCCCGCCCGACGGGGTGACCTACCCGCACCCGACCGACCTCGCCACCATCAAGCGGGAGTTCCCCGCCGCGCAGTGGCCCCGGCTGCGCGCGTACACGGTGCGCGCCTGGGACGCGGCCGCCGGTGAGCTGACCATCGACGTGGTGCACCACGGCGACGAGGGGCTGGCCGGGCCCTGGGCGGCCCGGCTGCGCCCCGGCGACCGGGTGCTCTTCACCGGCCCCGGCGGGGCGTACGCGCCCGACCCGACCGCCGACTGGCACCTGCTGGCCGGCGACGAGAGCGCCCTGCCGGCGATCGCCGCCGCGCTGGAGCGGCTGCCGTCCGGCGCGCGGGCGGTCGCCTTCGTCGAGGTCGACGGCCCGGCCGACGAGCTGCCGCTGGCCAGCCCGGGCGCGGTCGAGCTGCGCTGGCTGCACCGCGCCGGCCGCCCGGTGGGCGAGGCGCTGGTCGCGGCGGTCCGGGCACTGGACTTCCCGCCCGGGCGGGTGCACGCCTTCGTGCACGGCGAGGCCGGCTCGGTCCGGGAGCTGCGCCGGCTGCTGCGGGTCGACCGGGGTGTGCCGGCCGCCGCGCTCTCCATCTCCGGCTACTGGCGGCGCGGCCTGGACGACGAGGGCTGGCGCTCCACCAAGCGGGACTGGAACGCGCAGGTCGAGGCCGAGGAGTCGGCGGCCCTGCCCGCCTGA